GTCTTCCGGACCCGTCGCGTCTCTTCCGCCGTCCCTCGTCCGGCGGATGCGGGTGGGCCCCGATCCGTGCCGGCGGTGTGCCGGTGCCGCGGGCCCCGGCTCCCGAGGGGATCACGCCGACCGGCCGGGCGGTGGCTGCCGGGGCCGGTGAGGAGGACTCCGGAGCGGCCCCGCGACCCATTCGGCCGTCCCGGACCGTGGCACGGTGCCTCCACCGGGCCCCGCCGGGCGGAATGCGGTAGGGGCGGGGACGGTGGAAGAGGAAGACCCGGATCGAACGCGAGGCGGAGGCGCCATGGAGACGGCCAAGGGGACCAGGGACGACGGGAAGGGCCTGCGCTGCCTGGTGACGGGGGCCACCGGCTACATCGGGGGCCGTCTGGTGCCGGAGCTGCTCCTCGCCGGCCACCGGGTGCGGTGCCTGGCGAGGACCCCCCAGAAGTTGCGCGACTATCCCTGGGTGGGCGAGGCGGAGGTGGTGCGCGGGGACGTCACCGATCCGGAGTCGCTGGACTCGGCGATGCGGGACATCGACGTCGCGTACTACCTGGTGCACGCGCTGGGTACCGGTCCGGGCTTCGAGGGGACCGACCGCAGGGCGGCCCGGAACTTCGGTGAGCGGGCCCGCGCGGCCGGGGTGCGCCGCATCGTCTACCTGGGGGGCCTCACCCCCGGGGACGTACCGGAGGACGAGCTCTCTCCTCATCTGCGGTCCCGTGCGGAGGTCGGCCGCATCCTGCTGGATTCGGGGGTGCCGACGACCGTGCTGCGGGCCGCCGTCATCATCGGTTCGGGGTCGGCGTCCTTCGAGATGCTCCGCTACCTCACCGAGCGGCTGCCTGTCATGGTCACCCCGAGCTGGGTGTCCACCCGGATCCAGCCGATCGGTGTCCGGGACGTGCTGCGCTACCTCGTCGGCTGCGCCCGGATGCCCGCGGACGTGCACCGCTCCTTCGACATCGGCGGGCCCGACGTCCTCACCTACCGGGTGATGATGGAGCGGTACGCCGAGGTCGGGGGCCTGCCGAAACGGCTGATCCTGCCCGTCCCGATGCTCACGCCCCGGCTGTCCAGCCACTGGATCGGGCTGGTGACCCCGGTGCCCCGGTCCATCGCCCGACCGCTCGCGGAGTCGCTGAGGTACGAGGTGGTCTGCCGCGAGCACGACATCGCGCGGTACGTACCGGACGGGCCGGGGCAGCCGTTCCCGTTCGACACGGCGCTCTCCCTCGCGCTCCAGCGGGTGCGGGACGCGAAGGTGACCACCCGGTGGTCCTCGGCCTCGCTCCCGGGCGCGCCGAGCGACCCGCTGCCCACGGACCCGGACTGGGCGGGCGGCAGCCTGTACGAGGACGTCCGGGAGCGGGACGTCGACGCTTCCCCTGCGGCGCTGTGGCGGGTGGTGGAAGGGATCGGGGGCGACAACGG
The DNA window shown above is from Streptomyces sp. NBC_00247 and carries:
- a CDS encoding SDR family oxidoreductase; translated protein: METAKGTRDDGKGLRCLVTGATGYIGGRLVPELLLAGHRVRCLARTPQKLRDYPWVGEAEVVRGDVTDPESLDSAMRDIDVAYYLVHALGTGPGFEGTDRRAARNFGERARAAGVRRIVYLGGLTPGDVPEDELSPHLRSRAEVGRILLDSGVPTTVLRAAVIIGSGSASFEMLRYLTERLPVMVTPSWVSTRIQPIGVRDVLRYLVGCARMPADVHRSFDIGGPDVLTYRVMMERYAEVGGLPKRLILPVPMLTPRLSSHWIGLVTPVPRSIARPLAESLRYEVVCREHDIARYVPDGPGQPFPFDTALSLALQRVRDAKVTTRWSSASLPGAPSDPLPTDPDWAGGSLYEDVRERDVDASPAALWRVVEGIGGDNGWYSFPLAWAVRGWLDRAMGGVGLRRGRRDAHRLRVGDSLDFWRVEEIEPGRLLRLRAEMRVPGLAWLEMYVENREGGHSHYRQRALFHPRGLLGHAYWWSVSPFHAIVFGGMARNIARAASRPPGSARARAETAAVRPRPREQS